The following proteins are co-located in the Pan troglodytes isolate AG18354 chromosome 5, NHGRI_mPanTro3-v2.0_pri, whole genome shotgun sequence genome:
- the NDUFAF4 gene encoding NADH dehydrogenase [ubiquinone] 1 alpha subcomplex assembly factor 4, with amino-acid sequence MGALVIRGIRNFNLENRAEREISKMKPSVAPRHPSTNSLLREQISLYPEVKGEIACKDEKLLSFLKDVYVDSKDPVSSLQVKAAETCQEPKEFRLPKDHHFDMINIKSIPKGKISIVEALTLLNNHKLFPETWTAEKIMQEYQLEQKDVNSLLKYFVTFEVEIFPPEDKKAIRSK; translated from the exons ATGGGAGCACTAGTGATTCGCGGTATCAGGAATTTCAACCTAGAGAACCGAGCGGAACGGGAAATCAGCAAGATGAAGCCCTCTGTCGCTCCCAGACACCCCTCTACCAACAGCCTCCTGCGAGAGCAGATTAGTC tCTATCCAGAAGTTAAAGGAGAGATTGCTTGTAAAGATGAAAAGCTGCTGTCGTTTCTAAAAGATGTGTATGTTGATTCCAAAGATCCTGTGTCTTCCTTGCAg GTAAAAGCTGCTGAAACATGTCAAGAGCCGAAGGAATTCAGATTGCCAAAAGACCATCACTTTGATATGATAAATATTAAGAGCATTCCCAAAGGCAAAATTTCCATTGTAGAAGCATTGACACTTCTCAATAATCATAAGCTTTTTCCAGAAACCTGGACTGCTGAGAAAATAATGCAAGAATACCAGTTAGAACAGAAAGATGTGAATtctcttcttaaatattttgttacttttGAAGTCGAAATCTTCCCTCCTGAAGACAAGAAAGCAATAcgatcaaaatga